Proteins encoded in a region of the Candidatus Binatus sp. genome:
- a CDS encoding LLM class flavin-dependent oxidoreductase — translation MAVKFGIFDHLERRDVPLATLYEERLQLIAAADAAGIYCYHLAEHHSTPLGCAPSPGIFLSAVAQRTRRIHLGPLVYLLPLYHPLRLVEEICMLDQMSGGRFEIGVGRGISPFELAHFNVNFLAARDIFEESLKVIVEGLRERRLTHKGEHYRFNAAPIEIHPRQEPNPPFWYGTSTPEGLEFAARHGMNIVAGGPNQVVAGAAQVYREHRERHRDSADNLNPQVKVPMVGAVRHFFAAGTDAEAMEIARPSYKTYYANIVKLWRDHGTVPTMFTDDVELACDHDAAIVGSGATAREKVARYFKETGCNYLVLSFAWGSLTHEQSRRSLDIFVKEVMPAFAE, via the coding sequence ATGGCGGTCAAATTCGGCATCTTCGATCATCTCGAGCGGCGCGACGTTCCGCTGGCGACGCTGTACGAGGAGCGGCTGCAATTGATCGCGGCCGCCGACGCGGCGGGAATCTACTGCTATCACTTGGCGGAGCATCACTCGACGCCGCTCGGATGCGCGCCGTCGCCGGGCATTTTTCTCTCCGCGGTCGCGCAGCGCACGCGCCGAATCCATCTGGGGCCGTTGGTGTATCTGCTGCCGCTGTATCATCCGCTGAGACTGGTCGAGGAGATTTGCATGCTCGATCAGATGAGCGGCGGGCGGTTCGAGATCGGCGTGGGGCGCGGAATCTCGCCGTTCGAACTGGCGCACTTCAACGTTAATTTCCTGGCCGCGCGCGACATCTTCGAGGAATCGCTCAAGGTGATCGTCGAGGGCCTGCGCGAGCGGCGGCTCACGCATAAGGGTGAGCACTATCGATTCAACGCAGCGCCGATCGAGATTCATCCGCGGCAGGAACCGAATCCGCCGTTCTGGTACGGGACTTCGACTCCGGAGGGACTTGAGTTCGCGGCGCGGCATGGAATGAATATCGTCGCGGGCGGCCCGAACCAGGTGGTGGCGGGAGCGGCGCAGGTTTACCGCGAGCATCGCGAGCGTCATCGCGACAGCGCCGACAATCTGAATCCGCAGGTGAAAGTGCCGATGGTAGGCGCGGTGCGCCATTTCTTTGCGGCTGGCACCGATGCCGAAGCGATGGAAATCGCGCGGCCGTCTTATAAGACCTACTACGCGAATATCGTGAAGTTGTGGCGCGATCACGGTACGGTGCCGACGATGTTCACGGACGACGTCGAGTTGGCGTGCGATCATGACGCCGCGATTGTCGGATCGGGCGCGACGGCGCGGGAGAAGGTCGCGCGATACTTCAAGGAGACGGGCTGCAACTATTTGGTGCTGTCGTTCGCGTGGGGGAGTCTGACCCACGAGCAATCGCGCCGGTCACTGGACATCTTCGTCAAAGAGGTGATGCCGGCATTCGCGGAATGA
- a CDS encoding LLM class flavin-dependent oxidoreductase, translated as MHVGYGTAFQNPNNALSDAEVYRNELRLAEMAEPLGFDSIWGVEHHFDDYTMCPDVLQFLSYIAGRTSHIKLGTGVVVLPWHDPIRVAEQVSLLDHVSNGRVILGLGRGLARIEYEGFRIDQNEGRNLFVEYAELVLNALETGYMEGGRYTRQPRREIRPFPARSFKGRTYAAAVSPESMPIMAKLGAGLLVIPQKPWEAVKKDFEVYHKVWREVNGATPATKPLSGGFCFVDENKDRAEAMAMKWIAANYQTVMKHYEMTSEKFGSQKSYEFYSNVGKFIKKHGVDGAARDFALLMPWGTPEQVIEKVAFIRDTIDTNGVFFNFSFAGMPFDDAERSLKCFAKYVLPELKKWDTAPMLDATERRQPAEAHASAS; from the coding sequence ATGCACGTAGGATATGGAACAGCATTTCAAAATCCGAACAACGCTCTTTCGGACGCGGAGGTGTATCGCAACGAACTCCGGCTCGCCGAGATGGCGGAGCCGCTCGGGTTCGATTCGATTTGGGGCGTCGAGCATCACTTCGACGATTACACGATGTGCCCCGACGTTCTGCAGTTCCTTTCCTATATCGCGGGCAGAACGAGCCACATCAAGCTGGGCACGGGAGTGGTGGTGCTGCCGTGGCACGATCCGATTCGCGTGGCGGAGCAGGTGTCGTTGCTCGATCATGTATCGAACGGGCGCGTGATCCTGGGGCTCGGACGCGGACTCGCGCGAATCGAGTACGAGGGCTTTCGGATCGATCAGAATGAAGGGCGCAACTTGTTCGTCGAGTACGCGGAACTGGTGTTGAATGCGCTCGAGACGGGGTACATGGAAGGCGGCCGCTACACGCGGCAGCCGCGGCGCGAGATTCGTCCGTTCCCGGCGCGATCGTTCAAGGGGCGGACTTATGCGGCGGCGGTGTCGCCGGAATCGATGCCGATCATGGCGAAGCTGGGCGCGGGCTTGCTGGTGATCCCGCAGAAGCCGTGGGAAGCGGTGAAAAAAGATTTCGAGGTCTATCACAAGGTGTGGCGCGAGGTTAACGGCGCGACACCGGCGACGAAGCCGCTCTCGGGCGGGTTCTGCTTCGTCGATGAGAACAAGGATCGCGCCGAAGCGATGGCGATGAAGTGGATCGCGGCGAACTATCAAACCGTGATGAAGCACTACGAGATGACGTCGGAGAAATTCGGCTCGCAGAAGAGCTACGAGTTCTACAGCAACGTCGGCAAGTTCATCAAGAAGCACGGCGTCGATGGCGCGGCGCGGGACTTTGCGTTGCTGATGCCGTGGGGGACGCCGGAGCAGGTGATCGAGAAGGTCGCGTTCATCAGGGATACGATCGATACGAACGGAGTGTTTTTCAATTTCAGTTTCGCGGGGATGCCGTTTGACGACGCCGAGCGCAGTCTCAAGTGCTTCGCGAAATACGTGCTGCCGGAACTGAAGAAGTGGGACACGGCGCCGATGCTGGATGCAACGGAGCGGCGGCAGCCGGCCGAGGCGCACGCGAGCGCATCGTAA
- a CDS encoding APC family permease: MPIELVKDSRDESNRGKRTLTKVLIGPARDVRDPQTFHSLSLIAFLAWVGLGSDGLSSSCYGPEEAFLALGSHQYLAVFLALLMALTVFIISASYSQTIDQFPTGGGGYLVATKLLGTYPGLVSGCALIVDYVLTVAISIASGADAIFSFLPVAWLPYKFWLAFGVVVVMVAMNLRGVKESVLALVPIFLAFVGLHSILIVYAFLSHAGDLPVIGRDAMQQARQGFDTLGIVGLAIVFFRAYSMGAGTYTGIEAVSNGLPILREPRAVTGKRTMLYMALSLAFIAGGILVAYLLAGVEPQHGKTLNAVLFERLTEHWTIGGLSLGMPIVTMTLLTEGALLFVAAQTGFVGGPQVLATMATDRWVPRRFANLSERLVTQDGVVAMGLAALLVLIGTRASVRILVILYAINVFVTFTLSQLGMSALWWRERATQPQWIRKLLINGVGCIFTALILFLTVTLKFDEGGWVTVAITSAVVAFCYMVRRHYAKVSKAIEQLEADVLPDIFAAKAKKPYARDPRAPTAVLLVNGFNGLGLATLLKIPRLFEGQFHNVVFISVGEFDSSLLKGHDEVNQLEEQINSDALEYCQLAADLGFHAEVKTGLGADVVTELRRLCLEVAEIFPNSVFFAGQLVFNEELDGFFSRFLHNHTAFELLRWLQLQGLSLVILPVRVAGPPPRLSRNRAPSPA, translated from the coding sequence GTGCCGATTGAATTGGTGAAGGATTCCCGCGACGAATCCAACCGGGGAAAGCGAACCCTCACTAAAGTCCTGATTGGTCCGGCGCGCGACGTCCGCGACCCGCAGACCTTTCACAGCCTCTCGCTGATCGCATTTCTCGCCTGGGTCGGCCTCGGCTCCGACGGCCTCAGCTCGTCGTGCTACGGCCCCGAGGAAGCATTCCTTGCCCTCGGCTCCCATCAATATCTCGCAGTCTTCCTCGCGCTCCTGATGGCGCTCACGGTTTTCATCATTTCGGCATCCTATTCGCAAACAATCGATCAATTTCCGACCGGCGGTGGCGGATACCTGGTAGCTACCAAGCTATTAGGTACTTATCCAGGACTAGTCTCGGGATGCGCTCTCATAGTTGACTATGTACTGACTGTAGCCATTTCAATAGCCAGTGGCGCCGACGCTATATTCAGTTTTCTCCCCGTAGCATGGCTGCCATACAAATTCTGGCTCGCCTTCGGCGTCGTAGTCGTGATGGTCGCGATGAATCTCCGCGGCGTCAAGGAGTCAGTGCTGGCGCTGGTTCCGATTTTTCTGGCCTTCGTCGGATTGCACTCCATACTCATTGTCTATGCATTTCTTAGTCATGCCGGCGATCTGCCGGTAATCGGGCGCGACGCGATGCAACAAGCGCGCCAGGGATTCGATACGCTCGGAATCGTTGGCCTCGCAATAGTATTCTTCAGAGCATACAGCATGGGCGCCGGTACCTATACCGGAATCGAGGCAGTGAGTAATGGACTGCCTATCTTGCGCGAGCCTCGAGCCGTCACCGGCAAGCGCACGATGCTCTACATGGCGCTCTCGCTCGCGTTCATCGCGGGCGGAATCCTGGTCGCGTACCTGCTCGCCGGCGTCGAACCCCAGCACGGCAAAACCCTGAATGCTGTGCTCTTCGAGCGCCTGACTGAACACTGGACCATCGGAGGCCTCTCGCTCGGGATGCCGATCGTCACGATGACCCTCCTCACCGAAGGCGCCCTGCTCTTCGTCGCGGCTCAGACCGGATTCGTCGGTGGTCCGCAAGTACTCGCCACGATGGCGACCGATCGATGGGTGCCGCGCCGCTTTGCGAACCTCAGCGAACGCCTCGTCACCCAGGACGGCGTCGTCGCGATGGGTCTCGCCGCCCTGCTCGTTCTGATCGGCACCCGCGCCAGCGTCAGAATCCTCGTCATCCTCTACGCCATCAACGTCTTCGTCACCTTCACTCTTTCGCAGCTCGGCATGAGCGCGCTTTGGTGGCGCGAGCGCGCGACGCAGCCGCAATGGATTCGCAAGCTGCTGATCAACGGCGTCGGATGCATCTTCACCGCCCTCATCCTGTTCCTCACCGTCACGCTTAAATTCGACGAAGGCGGTTGGGTCACCGTCGCGATCACCAGCGCCGTGGTCGCCTTCTGCTACATGGTCCGCCGCCACTACGCGAAAGTCTCCAAGGCGATCGAACAACTCGAGGCCGACGTGCTGCCCGACATTTTCGCCGCCAAGGCCAAGAAGCCGTATGCCCGCGATCCACGCGCGCCCACTGCGGTGCTGCTGGTCAACGGATTCAACGGTCTCGGCCTCGCGACGCTGCTTAAAATCCCGCGCCTGTTCGAAGGACAGTTTCACAATGTCGTCTTCATCAGCGTCGGCGAGTTCGATTCGTCGCTGCTCAAGGGCCACGACGAAGTCAATCAGCTCGAAGAGCAAATCAACAGCGACGCGCTCGAGTATTGCCAACTCGCCGCCGACCTCGGCTTCCACGCGGAAGTCAAAACCGGCCTCGGCGCCGACGTCGTCACCGAGCTCCGCCGCCTCTGTCTCGAGGTCGCCGAAATATTTCCCAATTCGGTTTTCTTCGCCGGCCAGTTGGTTTTCAACGAGGAACTCGACGGCTTCTTCAGCCGCTTTCTCCACAACCACACCGCGTTCGAATTGCTCCGATGGCTCCAGTTGCAAGGCCTGAGTCTCGTGATCCTTCCGGTCCGCGTCGCCGGTCCGCCGCCCCGGCTATCGCGCAACCGAGCTCCCTCCCCCGCCTAG
- a CDS encoding response regulator transcription factor produces MQTSIRLIIADDHALFRQGLKSLLLLEPDIKVVAEVERASDVQAVVAANPCDILLLDLQMERWSMQDIPQLARLTKVVVLTASESAENGVSALRLGARGIIQKRFAIETLMTALRTVADGLVWMPTNVQTEFARQETSTGRQLTPRESEIIRYVASGLRNAEVGERLAISESTVKTHLNNIFQKLGLRDRLELTHYAIKTGIVPVLNRDR; encoded by the coding sequence ATGCAAACTTCCATCCGCCTGATAATCGCCGACGATCACGCCCTATTTCGCCAGGGCTTGAAGTCGCTGCTCCTCCTCGAGCCGGATATCAAGGTCGTCGCCGAAGTCGAACGCGCGTCCGACGTCCAGGCCGTCGTCGCCGCCAACCCCTGCGATATCCTGCTGCTCGATCTGCAGATGGAGCGCTGGTCGATGCAGGATATTCCGCAACTCGCGCGCCTCACCAAAGTCGTCGTCCTCACCGCCAGCGAGAGCGCCGAAAACGGCGTCAGCGCTTTGCGCCTCGGCGCCCGCGGCATCATCCAGAAACGCTTCGCGATCGAAACCCTGATGACCGCGCTCCGCACCGTCGCCGACGGCCTCGTCTGGATGCCTACCAACGTCCAGACCGAGTTCGCCCGCCAGGAGACCTCGACCGGCCGCCAACTCACCCCGCGCGAATCCGAGATCATTCGCTACGTCGCCTCCGGCCTCAGAAACGCCGAAGTCGGCGAGCGCCTCGCGATCAGCGAAAGCACCGTCAAGACTCATCTCAACAATATTTTTCAGAAACTCGGGCTGCGCGATCGCCTCGAACTGACCCACTACGCGATCAAGACCGGCATCGTTCCCGTGCTGAATCGCGATCGCTGA
- a CDS encoding sensor histidine kinase, translating to MKLSEFKDLDLSVARARIALSIVAMLSLYVDPSTSGGLFHLNTHELIILLCHLSYSVAIYFTLSRNFARASLQLISIFLDLFFATAIAFLTEGQTSASYVFFLFAIIAVGIRTSLTPTIAVTLVSVALYLLVIVTTGGISSFYMMRAVYLAIAGYLIGFFSQQRALFEDQAHELEARAERLSIARSLHDGYVQALAGVNLRLETCRALLSRDRARDCLAELTDLQTGVAREYDDVRKYLRSLAGVEQGLASNFSTPVSDPRFDVRASFSGRGLLGEHILQIMLEGLRNARRHGMANLVKIDVRGIGDKVSIVIEDDGVGMSASASQPWAIASRVAELGGHLNMHSNGSTQLDIEIPNA from the coding sequence ATGAAACTCTCCGAGTTCAAGGACCTCGATCTGAGCGTCGCGCGCGCCCGCATCGCGCTCTCGATCGTCGCGATGCTCTCCCTGTACGTCGACCCCAGCACCTCCGGCGGCCTCTTTCATCTCAATACCCACGAACTCATCATCCTGCTCTGCCATCTGTCGTACAGCGTCGCGATTTATTTCACCTTGAGCCGCAACTTCGCTCGCGCGAGTCTCCAGTTGATCTCGATTTTCCTCGACCTGTTCTTCGCGACCGCGATCGCTTTCCTCACCGAGGGCCAGACCAGCGCATCCTATGTATTCTTCCTGTTCGCGATTATCGCGGTCGGCATCCGCACCAGTCTGACGCCGACTATCGCGGTGACGCTCGTGAGCGTAGCCCTCTACCTGCTGGTGATCGTAACCACCGGCGGAATTTCCAGCTTCTACATGATGCGCGCAGTATACCTCGCGATCGCCGGCTATCTGATCGGATTCTTCTCCCAGCAGCGCGCGCTGTTCGAAGACCAGGCGCACGAACTCGAGGCCCGCGCCGAGCGCCTCTCGATCGCCCGCTCCCTGCACGACGGTTACGTTCAGGCGCTGGCGGGCGTTAACCTGCGGCTCGAGACTTGCCGCGCGCTGCTCAGTCGCGATCGCGCGCGCGATTGCCTCGCCGAATTGACCGATCTGCAGACCGGCGTCGCGCGCGAATACGACGACGTGCGCAAGTACCTGCGCTCGCTCGCCGGCGTCGAGCAGGGTCTGGCGTCGAATTTTTCAACCCCGGTTTCCGACCCGCGCTTCGACGTTCGCGCGAGTTTCAGCGGACGCGGTTTGCTTGGCGAGCATATTCTGCAAATTATGCTCGAAGGTTTGCGCAACGCGCGCCGCCACGGGATGGCCAACCTGGTTAAAATCGACGTCCGCGGAATCGGCGACAAGGTTTCGATCGTCATCGAGGACGACGGCGTCGGGATGTCCGCCTCCGCAAGCCAGCCTTGGGCGATCGCATCGCGCGTCGCGGAATTGGGCGGGCATCTCAACATGCACAGCAACGGCTCGACCCAACTCGACATCGAAATCCCCAACGCCTGA
- a CDS encoding P-loop NTPase, which translates to MRVFTDFGVRAEAAAGEATASSERIRANLAGVGTIFAVGSARGGVGKSMIAVNMAVAFALKGRKVAIFDADLNSPSVPFMLGMKAPRHFPMIEGIEPAAGPHGLRVISSDVFPGGEPAPMTFLADDGELSPPAQPALVRMSYGEALQRILAQTQFGTVDLMIIDAASGLDRLHTIASMIQLDGVLLLSHPSGLDALAARHTLEVAKCNAPVLGIVENMVGFNCDGCRSVRPLFPEGDLHGMARESGVPILARLGFEPRLADSGDRGTLFVREYAATPTGKALNDLASRLETILLAHPRAVESAA; encoded by the coding sequence ATGAGAGTGTTCACGGACTTCGGAGTCCGCGCCGAAGCTGCTGCCGGCGAGGCAACCGCATCAAGCGAGCGCATCCGCGCTAACCTCGCGGGAGTCGGCACGATTTTCGCCGTCGGCAGTGCGCGCGGCGGCGTCGGCAAGAGCATGATCGCGGTGAACATGGCGGTCGCGTTCGCACTCAAGGGGCGCAAGGTGGCGATCTTCGACGCCGATCTGAATTCGCCGAGCGTACCGTTCATGCTGGGCATGAAAGCGCCGCGCCATTTCCCGATGATCGAAGGAATCGAGCCGGCTGCGGGTCCGCACGGACTGCGGGTGATTTCGAGCGACGTCTTTCCCGGCGGCGAGCCCGCGCCGATGACGTTTCTCGCCGACGACGGCGAACTTTCGCCGCCGGCGCAACCAGCGCTGGTGCGAATGAGTTATGGCGAGGCGCTGCAGCGGATTTTAGCGCAGACGCAATTCGGCACGGTCGATTTGATGATCATCGACGCCGCGTCGGGACTCGACCGCCTGCATACGATCGCGTCGATGATCCAGCTCGACGGGGTGCTGCTGCTGAGTCATCCATCGGGCCTCGATGCGCTAGCGGCGCGCCACACGCTCGAGGTCGCAAAGTGCAACGCGCCGGTGCTCGGAATCGTCGAGAACATGGTGGGTTTCAATTGCGACGGCTGCCGCTCGGTACGGCCGCTGTTTCCGGAAGGCGATTTGCACGGCATGGCGCGCGAGAGCGGAGTGCCGATTCTGGCGCGGCTGGGATTCGAGCCGCGGCTGGCCGATAGCGGCGATCGCGGCACGCTGTTCGTGCGCGAATACGCGGCGACGCCGACCGGCAAGGCGCTCAACGATTTGGCGTCGCGGCTCGAGACGATTCTTTTGGCGCATCCGCGCGCGGTCGAATCCGCCGCCTAG
- a CDS encoding phosphatidylcholine/phosphatidylserine synthase: MTSRAAADDFKPATPRQRLLTICAWGVHLYTALGAALGLIAIYSAAIHDFRASFLAMGAATIIDSSDGPLARLLMVKTRIPTFDGALLDNIVDYLTYTVAPVFLMLEAGLIPGSRLGLLLACFVMLASVYGFCRTNAKTADNYFLGFPNYWNLVAFYLFCLGLGTIFNVAVLLILSVMVFVPLKYIYPNRTVPLRPLTLTLGIIWAAVTFVMLPMLPAVNSLMLAVSLSFIVYYLVASFALHARAMLRIAR, translated from the coding sequence GTGACCTCGCGAGCCGCAGCCGACGATTTCAAGCCCGCAACTCCGCGGCAGCGGCTGCTCACCATCTGCGCGTGGGGTGTACATCTGTACACCGCCCTCGGCGCCGCGCTGGGCTTGATCGCGATCTACTCCGCCGCCATCCATGATTTCCGCGCATCCTTCCTCGCGATGGGCGCCGCAACCATCATCGATTCCAGCGACGGTCCGCTCGCGCGCCTGCTGATGGTCAAAACGCGGATTCCCACCTTCGACGGCGCACTGCTCGACAATATCGTGGATTACCTGACCTACACCGTCGCCCCGGTCTTCCTGATGCTCGAGGCCGGCCTCATCCCGGGGAGTCGCCTCGGCCTCCTGCTCGCCTGCTTCGTGATGCTCGCGAGCGTTTACGGCTTCTGCCGGACCAACGCCAAGACTGCCGATAATTATTTCCTCGGCTTCCCCAACTACTGGAACCTCGTCGCCTTCTATCTCTTCTGTCTCGGCCTCGGCACCATCTTCAACGTCGCGGTCCTCTTGATTCTTAGCGTGATGGTGTTCGTTCCGCTGAAGTACATCTATCCGAATCGCACCGTGCCGCTGCGTCCGCTCACGCTCACGCTCGGAATCATCTGGGCCGCAGTGACTTTCGTGATGCTGCCGATGCTCCCCGCGGTGAACTCCCTGATGCTTGCAGTCTCGCTCAGCTTCATCGTCTATTACTTGGTCGCGTCGTTCGCGCTTCACGCTCGCGCCATGCTGAGGATCGCGCGTTAG
- a CDS encoding dual specificity protein phosphatase family protein, with translation MDWFSKRNDGAPRPSRGDRRPSVSVISPELLVGEYPHHDDIEWLKNTYGVTAVHNLQDDEDLRLNGLDHQRLREEYQEHGIDFVRTPIQDGSADAMAERLEAALHDLRDLIGAGGRVYLHCNAGMNRAPTLAIAFLRAYRQMSLDEAMATVKKQRACGPFMTVLEEYFGPRDFKPDK, from the coding sequence ATGGATTGGTTCAGCAAGCGCAATGACGGCGCGCCCCGGCCCTCGCGCGGCGACCGCCGTCCCTCGGTTAGCGTGATCTCGCCGGAATTGCTGGTCGGCGAGTACCCGCATCACGACGATATCGAGTGGCTCAAAAACACCTACGGCGTCACCGCGGTTCACAATCTTCAGGATGACGAAGATCTTCGCCTGAACGGACTCGACCACCAACGCCTGCGCGAGGAATACCAGGAGCACGGGATCGATTTCGTGCGTACTCCAATCCAGGATGGCAGCGCCGACGCGATGGCCGAACGGCTCGAGGCCGCCCTGCACGATCTCCGCGATCTGATCGGCGCCGGCGGTCGCGTTTACCTGCATTGTAACGCCGGGATGAATCGCGCGCCGACGCTCGCGATCGCTTTCCTCCGCGCTTATCGCCAGATGTCGCTCGATGAGGCCATGGCGACGGTGAAAAAGCAGCGCGCGTGCGGCCCCTTCATGACGGTGCTGGAAGAGTACTTCGGGCCGCGCGATTTCAAGCCGGACAAATGA